From Halotia branconii CENA392, the proteins below share one genomic window:
- a CDS encoding alanine-zipper protein — protein sequence MPTSGGQTLISDVDGLKSALRALEIKLSDTTNIAVRTANGLNTVERKTDNLSSKIDIVDGKATRSLSTANGASNEAKNATGVANKADNKANKALNVSNETQGTARRALVVGERAEIVGTKADRDAAAAFGQANNASAQATKAASDAELSKGLSIQTRRVAETAISEAKASTLVAKEASALSKATRGIADNAVGVAKAAQRAIDIVDNKIASVVGQVGRLASKVADVALDAAEAIGISRKALTTAGKVAGDLLGLAARVAGLASTVIEILQLVAFAEALGSRIDGIERELTSLGDAVSNILGRQLPTIRGIARNALEVASSVRGVADYAVSLGNSASSQASSAISQARQAIGTAGQAILAANVAQTVASTAINTAVQANSQAVKAASIAIAAGSVAATANVTANAASTSANEAKSTAKDAKDTAKKAQNTGDNALAKAVEVAAGLATLLGLYQLLKLKPGIPGVPGIPGRDGRPGRDGRQGAPGITQIIQIPGQPGRDGRDGLNGFPGRPGRDGKDGVDAVPYNDSGLKAFIAAQHSATRSSILAPIMALLAPIFAICKQILDAVSQFSNAAQLALLNIINNKLGVQLPGGIAGKLSRVAEWLHLDRVLNVLIWWQTLHNAYMLSANLGQTLTSAISNVLAAIGIKDAEGSPLDIGAILGGQFDSLAKSVIGESEWGSIKAEYKKWNRIYQAAANLMNSIQSIGYSILSALEVVGSWVAFIGNALKRWGKVSEKAYRWMNPTPNFQNKFFTNLENAENVVSQVDQVASEVLSVQQTVNQIGEQKEQFTKALSQEPESKQGTTPPEAAQIKAASDVAKLFSATGLAITDIDKEADD from the coding sequence ATGCCAACTTCTGGAGGGCAAACATTAATAAGTGATGTCGATGGGCTGAAATCGGCATTACGCGCACTAGAAATAAAGTTAAGTGATACCACAAACATAGCTGTTAGAACCGCTAATGGTTTAAATACGGTAGAGAGGAAAACAGATAATTTATCATCAAAAATTGATATCGTAGACGGAAAAGCTACTAGGTCGCTTAGTACCGCTAACGGTGCTAGTAACGAAGCTAAAAATGCAACTGGTGTCGCCAACAAAGCCGACAATAAGGCCAATAAGGCGTTGAATGTTAGCAACGAAACACAAGGCACAGCAAGACGAGCGCTCGTCGTAGGTGAACGTGCTGAAATCGTTGGCACAAAAGCAGACAGAGACGCGGCGGCTGCATTCGGTCAAGCTAATAATGCAAGCGCTCAAGCAACTAAGGCTGCAAGCGATGCCGAGTTAAGTAAAGGTTTGTCTATTCAAACCAGAAGAGTAGCAGAAACGGCTATCAGTGAAGCCAAAGCGTCAACGTTAGTGGCTAAAGAGGCAAGCGCACTAAGTAAAGCGACTAGGGGGATTGCTGACAATGCTGTAGGGGTAGCAAAAGCAGCCCAACGCGCTATTGACATCGTAGACAACAAAATCGCTAGTGTTGTCGGTCAAGTTGGCAGGCTTGCTAGCAAAGTAGCAGATGTAGCTTTAGACGCGGCTGAAGCAATAGGCATATCAAGAAAAGCGTTAACTACTGCTGGTAAGGTAGCTGGTGATTTATTGGGACTTGCCGCTAGAGTGGCAGGTTTAGCGAGTACTGTTATCGAAATTTTGCAGTTAGTAGCCTTCGCTGAGGCTTTGGGTTCTCGGATAGACGGCATAGAGCGAGAGTTGACATCACTTGGTGACGCTGTATCTAATATTTTAGGTCGCCAATTGCCAACCATTAGAGGTATAGCCAGGAATGCTTTAGAGGTAGCTAGTTCGGTGCGTGGTGTAGCTGACTATGCCGTAAGCTTAGGAAATTCTGCAAGCTCTCAAGCAAGCAGTGCAATATCTCAAGCTAGGCAAGCAATTGGCACAGCGGGACAAGCAATTCTTGCAGCTAATGTTGCTCAAACCGTTGCATCCACAGCAATCAATACAGCAGTACAAGCAAATTCTCAGGCAGTGAAAGCTGCAAGTATTGCGATCGCTGCGGGTAGCGTCGCCGCAACTGCAAACGTAACTGCCAACGCTGCTAGCACTTCAGCAAATGAAGCTAAATCAACAGCTAAGGATGCTAAGGACACAGCCAAGAAAGCCCAAAACACTGGTGATAATGCCCTAGCAAAAGCTGTAGAAGTAGCTGCGGGACTAGCGACATTATTGGGACTGTATCAATTGCTTAAACTTAAACCCGGCATTCCAGGTGTTCCAGGCATTCCGGGTCGTGACGGTAGACCCGGCAGGGATGGACGGCAAGGCGCTCCTGGTATCACGCAAATTATTCAAATTCCAGGCCAACCGGGCAGAGACGGAAGAGATGGTTTAAATGGATTCCCCGGTAGACCAGGGAGAGATGGAAAGGATGGAGTAGATGCAGTGCCTTATAACGATTCAGGGCTAAAAGCCTTTATAGCAGCTCAACACTCAGCAACTAGGTCATCGATATTGGCTCCGATCATGGCATTGCTAGCCCCAATATTTGCTATTTGTAAGCAGATTTTAGATGCTGTTAGTCAATTTAGTAATGCCGCACAATTAGCACTATTAAACATTATTAATAATAAGCTCGGTGTCCAACTTCCTGGTGGCATTGCTGGTAAGTTATCGCGAGTAGCTGAATGGCTGCATTTAGATCGAGTTTTGAATGTTCTTATCTGGTGGCAGACTTTGCACAATGCCTATATGCTCAGTGCCAATTTAGGACAAACATTAACTAGTGCAATATCCAATGTATTAGCAGCAATTGGTATCAAAGATGCAGAAGGTAGCCCTTTAGATATTGGTGCAATTTTAGGTGGTCAGTTTGATTCACTCGCTAAATCTGTAATTGGTGAGAGTGAATGGGGAAGTATTAAAGCTGAATATAAAAAATGGAACCGTATTTATCAAGCTGCTGCTAACTTAATGAATAGCATTCAATCAATTGGCTATTCAATTTTAAGTGCTTTAGAAGTTGTTGGTTCTTGGGTTGCTTTTATTGGTAATGCTTTAAAAAGATGGGGAAAGGTTAGCGAAAAAGCTTACAGATGGATGAATCCTACACCTAACTTTCAAAATAAATTTTTTACTAATTTAGAAAACGCTGAAAATGTAGTTTCTCAAGTAGATCAAGTTGCTAGTGAGGTTCTCTCTGTCCAGCAAACTGTTAACCAGATTGGAGAACAAAAAGAACAATTTACTAAAGCATTGAGTCAAGAGCCAGAAAGTAAGCAAGGAACTACACCACCAGAGGCAGCACAAATTAAAGCTGCTTCTGATGTTGCTAAATTGTTTAGTGCAACTGGTTTGGCTATTACTGATATAGACAAGGAGGCAGATGATTAA
- a CDS encoding ribbon-helix-helix protein, CopG family, with protein MGLTQTSVEGLDRLAQKLGVSRSQLIEMIGRGEISLSNVDKQFLGESLIG; from the coding sequence ATGGGGTTAACTCAGACAAGCGTGGAGGGGTTAGACAGGCTGGCACAGAAATTAGGGGTGAGTCGTTCGCAACTGATAGAAATGATTGGCAGAGGGGAGATTTCACTGAGCAATGTGGACAAGCAATTCTTGGGGGAATCATTGATCGGCTGA
- a CDS encoding IS701 family transposase, whose amino-acid sequence MKETTPTAMPPCFEKWCQRFDDVFGHKAQKREFRHYLGGLLGESERKNLFQLAENAVGVNYHRLHHFLTDSPWSATKVNERRLEVMNKCSQTKISRGFSLIIDDSGHRKSGNFTEGVGRQYIGEIGKTDNGIVVVTTHLYDGRKSLPLDIELYQHADSLPEGKQDPLFEKKTEIAIKLIDQTRERGYQPGIVIVDAGYGNNTSFLLELENRKLKYLGGIAKNRKVTISEQENNQRTIRIDELAKSIPQEAFSETQLNLDKPRKVWVATFEVEISRLEGKRSIAIVMNAATFSDATDIDYFITNVSTSVVTSEWIVNTYSQRNWVEVFYREAKGFLGLKEYQVRDKTSLMRHFILVFCAYTFVLWHQLTGGFRRRWATKPLNTFTEALEAFRTAISFRFIEWLTVNRDVFAAHKASFGFIWA is encoded by the coding sequence ATGAAAGAGACAACTCCCACAGCTATGCCCCCATGCTTTGAAAAATGGTGTCAAAGGTTTGACGATGTATTTGGTCATAAAGCGCAAAAAAGGGAGTTTAGACATTATTTAGGGGGGTTGTTAGGAGAAAGCGAACGGAAAAACTTGTTCCAGCTCGCAGAAAATGCCGTAGGAGTAAATTACCACCGATTACACCACTTTTTGACAGATTCCCCTTGGTCGGCCACAAAGGTGAATGAACGACGCTTAGAGGTAATGAACAAGTGTAGTCAGACTAAAATCAGTAGGGGATTTAGCTTGATAATTGATGATTCAGGGCATAGGAAAAGTGGTAACTTTACCGAAGGTGTGGGAAGACAATATATCGGAGAAATTGGCAAGACAGATAATGGAATAGTGGTGGTAACAACTCATTTATATGATGGGAGAAAAAGCCTACCATTAGATATAGAGTTATATCAACACGCTGATTCATTACCCGAAGGAAAACAAGACCCTCTATTTGAGAAAAAAACAGAGATAGCAATTAAGTTAATAGACCAAACAAGAGAGCGAGGATATCAACCAGGAATAGTGATTGTAGATGCCGGATATGGTAACAATACATCATTCCTATTAGAACTAGAAAATCGCAAATTAAAGTATTTAGGAGGAATAGCCAAAAATCGGAAAGTCACAATTAGTGAGCAAGAGAATAATCAACGAACAATTAGGATAGATGAGTTAGCAAAGTCTATACCCCAAGAGGCTTTTAGCGAAACTCAACTCAATTTAGATAAACCTAGAAAAGTATGGGTAGCAACTTTTGAAGTAGAGATATCACGTCTGGAAGGTAAACGAAGTATAGCTATCGTCATGAATGCTGCTACTTTTTCTGATGCCACAGATATCGACTACTTTATTACCAATGTTTCTACATCTGTTGTAACTTCAGAATGGATAGTAAACACCTATTCTCAACGCAATTGGGTAGAGGTCTTTTATAGAGAAGCCAAGGGTTTTTTAGGATTGAAAGAATATCAAGTCCGAGATAAAACCAGTCTCATGCGACATTTTATCTTGGTATTTTGTGCCTATACTTTTGTCCTTTGGCATCAGTTGACTGGTGGTTTTAGACGTAGGTGGGCAACTAAACCGTTGAACACTTTTACTGAGGCTTTAGAAGCCTTTAGAACTGCTATTTCTTTCCGATTTATTGAGTGGTTGACTGTTAATCGTGACGTATTTGCCGCTCATAAAGCCAGTTTCGGCTTTATTTGGGCTTGA
- a CDS encoding tyrosine-type recombinase/integrase has protein sequence MKNNRNGQAAILTEADYAKIRKQIRSRKYRLLLDLAWYTGERWGALVQLQVNDVYNDDHTPREYINFRARTRKASPDGKRKTRQVPVHPVLYESLAAYQPEKNSCWLFPDRAGDKAISLRWADMILRSAVEKAGLAAKGISTHSTRRSFITKLAKRGVSLATIKKATGHTDLKVLSRYIEVSDDDVKDAIATL, from the coding sequence ATGAAGAATAACCGAAATGGACAAGCAGCCATTTTGACAGAAGCGGATTATGCCAAAATTCGCAAACAGATTAGAAGTAGGAAATATCGCTTACTTCTTGATCTGGCTTGGTACACTGGTGAGCGCTGGGGGGCGCTGGTGCAATTGCAAGTCAACGATGTTTATAACGATGACCATACACCACGCGAGTATATCAATTTTCGAGCCAGGACTCGCAAGGCCAGTCCTGACGGAAAGCGAAAAACTCGTCAAGTGCCTGTACATCCGGTACTTTATGAATCTTTAGCAGCTTATCAGCCAGAAAAAAATTCTTGTTGGCTGTTCCCCGACCGCGCAGGAGACAAGGCAATCTCGCTCCGCTGGGCTGACATGATTTTGCGTAGTGCTGTTGAAAAAGCTGGATTGGCTGCTAAAGGCATCAGCACTCACAGCACCCGCCGGAGTTTTATTACCAAGTTGGCAAAGCGAGGTGTCAGCCTTGCAACTATTAAAAAAGCCACTGGACACACCGATTTAAAGGTTTTGTCTCGCTACATCGAGGTCAGCGATGACGATGTTAAGGACGCGATCGCCACTCTATAA
- a CDS encoding DnaB-like helicase N-terminal domain-containing protein encodes MVAVPYSYTDEYSFKPADDRLPPQNIEAEEAVLGGILLDPSAIYRVKDRLETEHFYIGAHKDIYHACLRLNKQGLPTDLLHVSSWLSDHDLLARIGGRNKLATLIDRTVSAVNIDSHAAIIITKSKRRELLKSGYKTIQLAYDEEQDLIDIYAKVTNRIKAVTDTPLAPTKDEYQRWKHDQLLEEVTSIYTTCVEPSFRFLKLHELAKEHSVTNNFLEHFYLKSLTAQCSKLLTYEELKELAGSTVREWLLNGLVPKSTTILLAADGGVGKTKLAYGIGKVLIQGNQFGNFIATGEKRKILYYQGDESPGDMMQALESLGYSEEDIGKYVRVRFGWSAENIPALIEDLKEFQPDFVVIDSLSTINRFSIYQESQMEYARPILEMTGLATNYKTTFLLIHHSNKLGGVRGTTAIRNAVSEVWTLSKDSSETGTPNDRILEIDKSRSRSSGNKYRMFFNPEDLSFTFMGEEGQDFGGPAQSAKERTLQLLADHRNVKFTSEEIAHRLGFSKDYARRYLTELSADGLVSVKRQPGKANLYFLAYEGSPEDHPSDHLDTHPETFANGDIQPILNVGIKKAGSPQDHPSDHLQKADTVSNTAKGDPESAENREKIQQSENFVAQSHLEDHLCSNALLGIESGGDPGGDPTPDMCEKIHTQEIAVKDLSENNCSHSPQGDPGGDPRLDPSPANPELSPLPLIQEKCKYWSISQNREVEVFHIFDNFSEVSCRIPGRGTVTLPFLDLQSCPESPTYQLSVRDEVVILIGKHKETFATITTITNTGIYLKSDSGKLLGKSYFPHQMVKV; translated from the coding sequence ATGGTAGCAGTTCCTTATTCCTACACAGATGAATACAGTTTTAAACCTGCTGACGATAGGTTGCCACCACAAAATATTGAAGCAGAAGAGGCTGTTTTAGGTGGTATCTTGTTAGACCCAAGCGCCATATATCGTGTTAAAGACAGGCTAGAAACAGAACACTTTTATATCGGCGCACACAAAGATATTTATCATGCTTGTCTTCGGCTAAACAAGCAAGGATTACCAACCGATTTATTACATGTTAGTAGCTGGTTATCAGACCATGATTTACTTGCAAGAATTGGTGGCAGAAACAAATTAGCTACCCTTATAGATCGCACAGTCAGTGCTGTAAACATTGATAGCCATGCAGCAATAATAATTACAAAATCTAAGCGTCGAGAACTCCTAAAATCAGGCTATAAGACTATACAGTTAGCCTACGATGAGGAGCAGGATTTGATAGACATCTATGCTAAAGTTACCAACAGAATAAAAGCAGTAACAGATACACCACTAGCACCTACAAAAGATGAATATCAACGCTGGAAACATGACCAACTACTAGAAGAGGTGACAAGTATTTATACAACTTGTGTAGAGCCGTCTTTCAGGTTTCTCAAACTGCATGAACTAGCCAAGGAGCATTCAGTTACTAACAATTTCTTAGAACATTTTTACTTAAAAAGTCTGACTGCTCAATGTAGTAAATTACTCACCTATGAAGAATTAAAAGAGTTAGCAGGTTCTACAGTTCGTGAGTGGTTATTAAATGGCTTGGTTCCTAAAAGCACAACTATTTTACTAGCTGCTGATGGTGGAGTTGGTAAAACTAAACTCGCTTATGGAATTGGTAAAGTCCTGATTCAGGGTAATCAGTTTGGTAATTTCATTGCTACAGGAGAGAAACGCAAAATTCTCTATTACCAAGGAGATGAAAGCCCCGGTGATATGATGCAGGCACTAGAGTCGCTAGGTTATTCAGAAGAAGATATTGGCAAGTACGTTAGGGTGCGGTTTGGCTGGAGTGCTGAAAATATCCCAGCTTTAATTGAAGACTTAAAAGAGTTTCAACCTGATTTTGTTGTCATCGACTCGCTTTCAACCATTAACAGATTTTCAATTTATCAGGAATCACAGATGGAGTATGCCCGTCCCATCCTAGAGATGACCGGGCTGGCCACTAATTATAAAACCACCTTTTTACTAATTCATCACAGCAATAAGCTAGGTGGTGTCAGGGGTACAACAGCCATTAGAAATGCAGTTAGTGAGGTCTGGACACTATCAAAGGACAGCAGTGAAACTGGTACGCCTAACGACCGCATCTTAGAAATTGACAAATCGCGATCGCGCTCCTCCGGCAATAAATATCGGATGTTTTTCAATCCTGAAGACCTCAGCTTTACTTTTATGGGAGAAGAGGGGCAAGACTTCGGTGGTCCAGCGCAATCGGCAAAGGAAAGAACATTGCAACTGCTGGCTGACCACAGAAACGTCAAATTTACTAGTGAAGAGATAGCCCACAGGCTAGGCTTTTCAAAGGATTATGCCCGTCGTTACCTAACGGAGCTATCAGCCGATGGTTTGGTGAGCGTAAAGCGCCAGCCGGGGAAAGCCAACCTCTATTTCCTTGCTTATGAAGGATCACCAGAGGATCACCCCTCGGATCACCTCGATACACATCCTGAAACCTTTGCTAATGGAGACATACAGCCAATTCTTAATGTTGGTATAAAAAAAGCAGGATCACCCCAGGATCACCCCTCGGATCACCTCCAAAAAGCAGATACAGTAAGCAACACAGCCAAAGGTGATCCTGAAAGTGCTGAAAATCGTGAAAAAATTCAGCAGTCAGAAAATTTTGTAGCCCAAAGCCACCTTGAGGATCACCTTTGCTCGAATGCCTTGCTAGGTATAGAGTCTGGAGGTGATCCAGGGGGTGATCCTACCCCGGATATGTGTGAAAAGATACATACCCAGGAAATAGCAGTCAAAGACTTATCAGAGAATAATTGCAGCCATTCTCCGCAGGGTGATCCGGGGGGTGATCCTAGGTTAGACCCCTCACCCGCAAACCCAGAATTATCTCCCTTACCTTTGATCCAGGAAAAATGCAAATACTGGAGCATATCCCAAAATCGAGAGGTGGAGGTATTCCACATTTTTGATAATTTCTCTGAGGTCAGTTGCAGGATTCCAGGCAGAGGTACTGTTACCCTACCTTTCTTAGATTTGCAATCCTGCCCAGAATCACCCACTTACCAGTTGAGTGTTAGAGATGAGGTGGTAATTTTGATAGGCAAGCATAAAGAAACCTTTGCCACCATCACCACCATTACAAATACTGGCATCTACCTAAAATCTGACAGTGGCAAGCTACTTGGTAAGTCCTACTTTCCTCACCAGATGGTCAAAGTCTGA